The stretch of DNA GCCGAACAGATGCCCCTGGTAAAAATGGCGATGTAAGAATGGCGGAGATTCCACCTAAAAATCAGGCGAATCTGTTCAAATAAACTGAGCCACTTCTGAGTTTACAGTAGCCATCCTATCGAATATTCCGATTTAAAATTAACAAATGGAGCAATAATGCAAATACTTCTCATCCTTTCCAACGCCGACCCAGAGATCAAATGGAACACCGTCAGGTTCGGCAACTTCCTGCTGACCGAAGGGGAAGACGTGACTCTTTTTTTGAATGGACCGGCTGTGGACCTCTACGCCGGCGACAGCGAAACCTTTCCCATCGTTGAACAGGCCAAGCTTTTTGCATTGAGTGAGGGCGTACTCGTCGCCTGAGGCAAGTGCATAGGCATCCACGGCGTGGATGCGATTGAGCATGTCAAGCTTTCAAACATGAAGTTTTTGTATGAGCATGTGCTACGTGCCGACAGGATACTCAACTTCTAGTTAAGACGCGTTTAACAAACAGCCTTTTCTTCTCCATAATTTCAATGTAACTATTTTACATCCTAATTGAAATTCGAAAAAACTTGGTTTTCCGCCTCGAAGACATAAATTTAACATTTTGAATTATATGAAATAAAGCTAGCAGAAGCCGAATTTCGAGGACGATTTCATGGAAAGACAACAAATCTTGAGCACTATCCTGGAGACCACTCGTGACGGGTTCTGGCTTGTTTCCTTCGATGGTTTCATCCAAGATGTGAACAGCGCATATTGTCGCATGTCGGGCTTCGTAAGGCAGGAACTTATATCAAGACACATTGCTGACATAGACGCGCATGATGGCCCAAAAGAAGTTGATAAACGACTCCAACTCGTCAAAAGCAACGGAACGGAACTTTTCGAAACGACACACCGTCGCAAAGACGGCAGCGCCTTCGATGTCGAAATTTCGACGACATGGCTCGACATTGCCGGGGGGATGTTCGTAGCTTTCCTTCGAGACATTTCTACACGTAAAAAAAGTGAGGCGGCACTGCGTCAAAGCGAAGAGAACTACCGGCAACTCTTTGAGGCGGAGTCCGACGCCATTTTTCTCATTGACAACCAGACGGGACGCATTCTTGCGGCCAACTCAGCAGCGTGCTCACTCTATGGCTACAGCCGCGAAGAACTTCTGGCCATGCGCAACGTCGATCTCTCTTCTGAACCCGAACAGACAAGTCACATCACGCAAACCCCATCACCTGATCCTGGCCAAATTGTGCACATCCCTCTGCGTTACCACCGCAGAAAAAACGGGAGTGCCTTTCCTGTAGAGATAACCGGCCGTTTCTTTGTCCAACAGGGCCGCCCAGTCCACATAGCCGCCATTCGCGACATCACAGCAAAGCAAGGGGCCATCGAGGCACTCAAGGCCAGCGAAGAACGCTACACACTCATTCTTAAGGGTTCGAACGACGGGTTCTGGGACTGGGATGTTGCCAGCGGTACCGTTTTTTTCTCCGACAGATGGAAGGAGATTATCGGCTTCAGCCCTGAGGAACTCCCCAATGATTTCGAGCAATGGTCCCAGCGTTTACATCCAGAGGATCTGGAACGCGTCATCGAGGAAAACGACCGCTGCCGACGCGGCGAAATCCCGTCCTTCGAGGTGGAATACCGGATGCAGCATAAGGACGGCTCATACCGCTGGATTCTTGGACGGGGTTCCTCAACGCAAGGTCCTGACGGCCGAGTCACCCGTTTGAGCGGAACCC from Deltaproteobacteria bacterium HGW-Deltaproteobacteria-18 encodes:
- a CDS encoding sulfur reduction protein DsrE; translated protein: MQILLILSNADPEIKWNTVRFGNFLLTEGEDVTLFLNGPAVDLYAGDSETFPIVEQAKLFALSEGVLVA